The following proteins are co-located in the Flammeovirga kamogawensis genome:
- the nhaD gene encoding sodium:proton antiporter NhaD, whose amino-acid sequence MIEVFIFGYLLIVLEHNIHINKAATALIMGAGLWALYAIGAPEILELGYSESWKDWLTVNPNSEESMVHFLVHHELTEHLSEIASIVFFLMGAMTIVEVIDEYQGFRIITNRIKVTNKAKLLVIISFMTFFLSAALDNLTTTIVIVAVLSKLIKDDETRWYFASMVVISANAGGAWSPIGDVTTIMLWIGGQITALKIIEEIFLPSLVAMILPLIVLAFKLKGEIDIPKLSEDESAAFIPLKDRVIVLVMGITALLMVPVIKSYTHLPPFIGMLLGLGAMWFITDFKLHSKTLQDKRHLNVGRILSKIDMPTVLFLMGILLAVGALSSAGHLNVMAGFMQEHFQDIYLQNTLIGVLSAIVDNVPIVAAFMGMYDIAPDGSTGELANFVVDGKFWEMLAYASGTGGSILIVGSAAGVAAMGMERISFLWYLKNIAWIAALGYIGGISLFYLEMLVM is encoded by the coding sequence ATGATCGAAGTCTTTATCTTCGGTTATTTATTAATTGTTTTAGAACATAACATCCATATCAATAAAGCTGCAACAGCGTTGATAATGGGTGCTGGTCTATGGGCTCTTTATGCGATTGGAGCACCAGAAATCTTAGAATTAGGTTATAGTGAATCTTGGAAAGACTGGTTAACAGTAAACCCAAATTCAGAAGAGTCGATGGTACATTTTCTTGTCCACCATGAATTAACCGAACATCTCTCAGAAATTGCTTCTATTGTATTTTTCTTAATGGGAGCTATGACTATTGTAGAAGTTATTGATGAATATCAAGGTTTCAGAATAATTACAAATAGAATAAAAGTTACGAATAAAGCGAAACTTTTGGTAATTATTTCTTTCATGACCTTTTTCTTATCGGCGGCATTAGATAACCTAACAACTACAATTGTAATTGTTGCTGTATTAAGTAAATTAATTAAAGATGATGAAACGCGTTGGTATTTTGCCAGTATGGTAGTAATCTCTGCTAATGCAGGTGGAGCTTGGTCTCCAATTGGTGATGTAACTACAATTATGCTTTGGATTGGTGGGCAAATAACAGCACTTAAGATTATAGAAGAAATATTCTTACCTTCTTTAGTAGCTATGATATTACCTTTAATTGTTCTCGCATTTAAATTAAAAGGAGAGATAGATATACCTAAATTATCTGAAGATGAAAGTGCAGCATTTATTCCATTAAAAGACCGTGTAATTGTTTTAGTAATGGGTATTACTGCTTTATTGATGGTTCCTGTTATTAAATCATATACTCATTTACCTCCATTTATTGGAATGTTATTAGGTTTAGGTGCAATGTGGTTTATTACAGATTTTAAGCTTCATTCTAAAACATTACAAGATAAAAGACATTTAAATGTAGGGCGTATTTTATCAAAAATTGATATGCCTACTGTATTGTTCTTAATGGGTATTTTGTTAGCTGTTGGAGCATTAAGTTCAGCTGGTCATCTTAACGTAATGGCTGGTTTTATGCAAGAACATTTTCAAGATATTTATTTACAAAATACATTAATTGGTGTACTATCAGCAATTGTTGATAACGTTCCAATTGTAGCAGCTTTTATGGGTATGTATGATATTGCTCCTGATGGTTCTACTGGTGAGTTAGCCAACTTTGTAGTAGATGGTAAATTCTGGGAAATGTTAGCGTACGCTTCTGGTACAGGTGGTAGTATCTTAATTGTAGGTTCTGCAGCTGGAGTTGCGGCAATGGGTATGGAAAGAATTAGCTTTTTATGGTACCTTAAAAATATTGCTTGGATAGCAGCTTTAGGATATATTGGAGGGATCTCGTTGTTCTATCTAGAAATGTTAGTAATGTGA
- a CDS encoding DUF58 domain-containing protein, with protein MKELLKKLRRYEIRIRKAINSHMQGDYHSVFKGSGLEFDDVRLYQYGDDIRHIDWNVSAKGHGTFIKTFKEEKEQSVFFVVDVSASQEIGKQGRKKIDISKEICGVLAMSAIKEASSVGLLCFSDDKERYIKPNKGVKHAYQLFGELFRLKPKSPKTNISRALGQTLAMVKRKSIIIVISDFVDEEYERHLKALCRKHDLIVIHVGDDRETSFPRIGIAPLFDKEAGKTIWVNTSSRKFRDRLDKFYAKNRVILSDLVRRNGGNYLFVNAAEDYVPQLVKLFKIRNSARK; from the coding sequence ATGAAAGAACTTCTTAAAAAGCTTAGACGCTACGAAATTCGTATTAGAAAGGCCATTAACTCGCACATGCAAGGAGATTACCATTCTGTGTTTAAAGGCTCTGGATTGGAATTTGACGATGTGCGTTTGTATCAGTACGGAGACGACATTAGGCATATAGATTGGAATGTAAGTGCTAAAGGGCACGGTACATTTATTAAGACATTCAAAGAAGAAAAAGAACAAAGTGTCTTTTTTGTAGTAGACGTTAGTGCTTCTCAGGAAATTGGGAAACAGGGTAGAAAGAAAATAGATATTTCTAAAGAAATATGTGGTGTTCTTGCTATGTCTGCTATTAAAGAGGCAAGTTCTGTTGGTCTTTTATGTTTTTCTGATGATAAAGAACGGTACATAAAACCAAATAAAGGAGTTAAGCATGCTTATCAATTATTTGGTGAACTGTTTCGTTTAAAACCAAAATCGCCTAAAACGAATATTAGTAGAGCTTTAGGACAGACTTTGGCAATGGTAAAGCGTAAAAGTATCATTATCGTAATATCTGATTTTGTTGACGAAGAATACGAACGACACCTAAAAGCACTTTGTCGTAAGCACGATTTAATTGTAATTCATGTAGGAGATGATAGAGAGACATCTTTCCCAAGAATTGGAATAGCACCTTTATTTGACAAAGAAGCTGGAAAAACAATTTGGGTAAATACATCTTCTAGAAAATTTAGAGACCGTTTAGATAAGTTCTATGCAAAAAATAGAGTAATTTTAAGCGATCTTGTGAGACGAAATGGTGGAAACTATCTTTTTGTAAATGCAGCAGAAGATTATGTACCACAATTAGTAAAATTATTTAAGATCAGAAATTCAGCCCGTAAATAA
- the mgtE gene encoding magnesium transporter codes for MTVTNIDQRYEIVKDLIDTEDWNALKDVIGKLPTIEIVEILEKLEEQDLLLVFELFSKKEKAQIFGEFSRDLQYQIFNKLDKRAFSKVFEDMRSDERADFYQELTLEEQTSLLPYLNKQVRSNVVELSAYDSDSAGGIMTTDFATVRVWMTVREAVDKIKIDSPGKKMIYYVYVVDDEKVLLGFITLKDLILADLSDKIADLLHVDYVAAKVNDDREQAARMIEKYDLVALPILNDDHKLVGIVRHDDAIEVIVAEQTEDMEKMMGITSSNDEDDDEGYMDISVFRHFKKRVVWLVSLAVVGMISGLILHHFEAALDQMVILALYMPMLADTGGNAGSQASTVIIRALSLGEVTVKDWWTITFKEMRISILLAICLSSIAFIKVSLLSFDTLLPGTLTLSYVAFIISLALALQVVSSTIIGAGLPIIVRKFNGDPAVVASPAITTIVDITGLLIYFSLATAFLLQV; via the coding sequence ATGACTGTCACGAATATTGATCAGCGCTATGAAATTGTAAAAGACTTAATTGATACTGAAGACTGGAATGCATTAAAAGATGTAATTGGAAAACTACCTACAATTGAAATTGTAGAGATCTTAGAAAAGTTAGAAGAACAGGATCTACTTTTAGTTTTTGAATTATTCTCTAAAAAAGAAAAAGCTCAAATTTTTGGAGAATTTTCTCGTGATCTGCAATATCAAATTTTTAATAAATTAGATAAACGTGCTTTTTCTAAGGTTTTTGAAGATATGCGTTCTGATGAACGAGCCGATTTCTATCAAGAATTAACACTCGAAGAGCAAACCTCTCTATTACCTTATTTAAATAAGCAAGTTCGTAGTAATGTTGTAGAATTAAGTGCTTATGATTCTGACTCTGCAGGAGGAATTATGACCACAGATTTTGCTACAGTTAGAGTGTGGATGACTGTTAGGGAAGCAGTTGATAAAATCAAAATTGATTCACCAGGTAAAAAAATGATTTACTATGTATATGTAGTAGATGATGAAAAAGTATTGCTTGGTTTTATTACTTTAAAAGATCTGATATTAGCCGATCTGTCTGATAAAATAGCAGATCTTCTTCATGTAGATTATGTAGCGGCCAAAGTAAATGATGATAGAGAACAAGCTGCAAGGATGATTGAAAAATATGACTTAGTAGCTTTACCCATATTAAATGATGACCATAAACTTGTAGGTATTGTTAGGCATGATGACGCTATTGAAGTAATTGTTGCCGAACAGACTGAGGATATGGAAAAAATGATGGGTATAACCTCTTCTAATGATGAAGATGATGATGAGGGGTATATGGATATATCTGTTTTTAGACATTTTAAAAAGAGGGTAGTTTGGTTAGTATCTTTGGCTGTTGTTGGAATGATATCTGGGTTAATTTTACATCATTTTGAAGCAGCTTTAGATCAGATGGTAATTTTAGCTTTATACATGCCAATGTTGGCAGATACAGGAGGAAATGCAGGTAGTCAAGCAAGTACTGTAATTATTCGAGCCTTGTCTTTAGGGGAAGTAACCGTGAAAGATTGGTGGACAATCACTTTTAAAGAAATGAGAATATCTATTCTTCTCGCTATATGTTTATCATCTATTGCTTTTATAAAAGTATCGTTATTATCTTTTGATACTTTACTACCTGGAACATTAACCTTATCATATGTTGCTTTTATTATTTCATTGGCATTAGCCTTACAAGTCGTATCATCTACAATAATAGGAGCTGGTTTACCTATAATTGTTAGGAAATTTAATGGAGACCCTGCAGTAGTGGCAAGTCCTGCAATTACTACAATAGTAGATATTACAGGACTATTAATTTATTTTAGCCTTGCAACAGCATTTTTACTTCAGGTTTAA
- a CDS encoding B12-binding domain-containing radical SAM protein, which yields MSSIKTLLVTPPLTQLNTPYPATAYLKGFLREKNIPAYQVDLGLELVLKIFSTEGLTALFDAAEEVIEDCSDNVQRIFMLQDDYLETIDPVIQFLQNKDNTLAHSICQDNFLPRAARFNQVQNVDWTFGTMGLNDKARYLATLFLEDIGDFIIEAITEDFGFSRYAERIAMSATNFAPIDEVLQQPSHILDEWLLDILNQKIEDIQPDLIALTVPFPGNLYGALKCGKFIKENYPDITVAMGGGYPNTELRSLQDPKVFQYLDFITLDDGEGPLLNLMKHLEGEIPANRLQRTYLLDSGEVHYIDQKVQDVIKHSDVGTPDYSDLLLDQYLSVIDVANPMHRLWNDGRWNKLTVAHGCYWKKCTFCDISLDYIGRYDPAPAKMIVDRIEQIVKETGQSGFHFVDEAAPPLALRDIAVELIKRGTKITWWGNIRFEKTFTPDLCKLLEVSGCVAVSGGIEVASDRLLKLMKKGVSVSQAAQVTRAFSEAGIMVHAYLMYGFPTQTTQETIDSLEVVRQMFANHCIHSGFWHRFSMTAHAPVGLNPEEYKVEQDNFEFEGFAWNDLPHKDPTGAKHERFGEGLRKSIFNYMHGLELDLPVQKWFDFATSSASLPLTLIEDSLLENKKEEAQLLKHSLIWLGKTPMLEIDEEDDWAKLIFINKKEDLEIETSPILGEWIAEHISDFSIYEDEYPTIEEIKLLFEEETGYQFSDLIESDTWKKLRENGLLIIRF from the coding sequence ATGAGCTCCATCAAAACATTATTAGTTACACCTCCGCTTACACAATTAAATACACCATATCCTGCCACCGCATATTTAAAAGGATTTCTAAGAGAAAAGAATATTCCAGCTTATCAAGTTGATTTAGGATTAGAACTTGTATTAAAAATATTTAGTACTGAGGGGTTAACTGCTCTTTTTGATGCTGCTGAAGAGGTTATTGAAGATTGCTCAGACAATGTTCAAAGAATTTTTATGCTACAAGATGATTATTTAGAAACTATTGATCCTGTAATTCAATTTCTTCAAAATAAAGATAATACACTTGCACATAGTATATGCCAAGATAATTTTCTACCAAGGGCAGCAAGGTTTAATCAAGTACAAAATGTAGACTGGACTTTTGGTACTATGGGCTTAAATGATAAAGCCAGATATCTTGCTACATTATTTCTAGAAGATATTGGTGATTTTATTATCGAAGCAATTACAGAAGACTTTGGATTTAGCAGATATGCTGAACGAATAGCCATGTCTGCAACTAATTTTGCTCCAATAGACGAAGTTTTACAACAACCTTCTCATATTTTAGACGAATGGTTACTTGATATATTAAATCAAAAAATTGAAGATATACAACCTGATTTAATTGCCTTAACGGTTCCATTCCCTGGTAATTTATACGGTGCTCTAAAATGTGGAAAATTCATAAAAGAAAATTACCCAGATATAACTGTAGCTATGGGTGGTGGTTACCCTAATACAGAATTAAGATCGCTTCAAGATCCAAAGGTATTTCAATATTTAGATTTTATTACTTTAGATGATGGTGAAGGCCCTCTTTTAAACCTAATGAAGCACCTTGAAGGTGAAATTCCTGCAAACCGACTTCAAAGAACTTATTTATTAGATAGCGGCGAAGTACATTATATAGATCAAAAAGTACAAGATGTAATAAAGCATAGCGATGTTGGTACACCAGATTATAGTGATTTATTACTCGATCAGTATTTATCTGTAATTGATGTTGCCAACCCAATGCACAGGTTATGGAATGATGGTAGATGGAATAAACTGACCGTCGCTCATGGCTGCTATTGGAAAAAATGCACTTTCTGTGATATATCACTTGATTATATAGGAAGATACGACCCCGCTCCAGCAAAAATGATTGTTGATCGAATTGAACAAATTGTAAAAGAGACAGGACAATCAGGATTCCACTTTGTAGACGAAGCAGCTCCTCCTTTAGCTTTAAGAGATATTGCAGTTGAATTAATAAAAAGAGGAACCAAAATTACTTGGTGGGGAAATATCCGATTTGAAAAAACTTTTACTCCAGATTTATGTAAACTTTTAGAAGTTTCTGGCTGCGTTGCCGTTTCTGGTGGAATAGAGGTTGCTTCTGATAGACTTTTAAAGTTAATGAAGAAAGGGGTATCGGTTAGTCAAGCTGCTCAAGTAACTAGAGCATTTAGTGAAGCTGGCATAATGGTACATGCTTATTTAATGTACGGCTTCCCTACACAGACTACCCAAGAAACAATAGATTCTTTAGAAGTAGTTAGACAAATGTTTGCCAACCATTGTATACATTCTGGATTTTGGCACCGTTTCTCTATGACTGCTCATGCGCCAGTAGGTTTAAACCCTGAAGAGTATAAAGTAGAACAAGATAATTTTGAATTTGAAGGTTTTGCTTGGAATGATTTACCTCACAAAGATCCAACTGGAGCAAAGCATGAACGTTTTGGAGAGGGATTACGTAAATCAATTTTTAACTATATGCATGGTTTAGAACTTGATTTACCTGTGCAAAAATGGTTCGATTTTGCTACCTCTTCAGCTAGTTTACCACTTACTTTAATAGAAGATAGCCTACTTGAAAATAAAAAAGAAGAAGCTCAACTTTTAAAACACTCATTAATTTGGCTTGGCAAAACACCAATGCTAGAAATTGATGAAGAAGATGATTGGGCAAAACTGATTTTTATTAATAAAAAAGAAGATTTGGAAATAGAAACATCTCCAATTCTAGGAGAATGGATTGCAGAACATATTTCTGACTTTAGTATTTATGAAGATGAATACCCAACAATAGAAGAAATTAAACTCTTATTCGAAGAAGAAACAGGGTATCAATTTTCCGATTTAATAGAAAGTGATACTTGGAAAAAACTAAGAGAAAATGGATTATTAATAATTCGATTTTAA
- a CDS encoding CatA-like O-acetyltransferase yields MKELTLDKWKRKEQFLYFNSFENPNFSVTANVCIDGLMKYKENHTASLHLLYHYFMLKVMNEIDEFKIRIIDEKIYSFDTVYGGTTILKKDETFSFVYLDWFKDFEEFSKVGKAAIQKILDGEPFEYKENDYPIIHCTTVPWIQFTSVQNPNRGKKLDNGIPSVAFGKIFKQENKTMLPISVQAHHALLDGIHMGKFFTKMEEYCSATVLNLK; encoded by the coding sequence ATGAAAGAATTGACATTAGATAAATGGAAAAGAAAAGAACAATTTCTTTATTTTAATTCCTTTGAAAATCCTAATTTTTCTGTTACTGCGAATGTTTGTATTGATGGATTAATGAAATATAAAGAAAACCATACAGCATCATTACACTTATTATATCATTATTTTATGCTTAAAGTGATGAATGAAATAGATGAATTTAAGATTCGAATTATTGACGAAAAAATATATTCATTTGATACTGTATATGGTGGAACTACTATTTTAAAAAAAGACGAAACGTTCTCTTTCGTATATCTTGATTGGTTTAAAGACTTTGAGGAATTTTCTAAAGTAGGCAAAGCTGCAATTCAAAAAATTCTTGATGGTGAACCCTTTGAATACAAAGAAAATGATTACCCAATTATTCACTGTACTACAGTACCATGGATTCAATTTACAAGTGTACAAAACCCAAATAGAGGAAAAAAATTAGACAATGGAATTCCTAGTGTTGCATTCGGAAAAATTTTCAAACAAGAAAATAAAACAATGCTTCCTATATCAGTGCAGGCTCATCATGCTTTATTGGATGGTATTCATATGGGAAAGTTCTTTACAAAAATGGAAGAATATTGTAGTGCCACAGTTTTAAACCTGAAGTAA
- a CDS encoding LytR/AlgR family response regulator transcription factor codes for MTNLKCLIVDDEEVSRMVVRDFIKRTEGLELSGEFDNAVSAYDVLKNTPVDLLFLDIEMPQMTGIELVQSLEKLPEVILITGRRDFGAEAYEYNLTDYLIKPITYPRFLKAVEKAKLSIEDSDQKLVENSSDDILYVKADNKIVKLSLSEIFFVEALSDYMLINTKDKKYIVHSTMKALEKKFPENFVRVHRSYIANLDKINTIEDMQIVMPQKSIPIGNSYKSNFLSKLNFL; via the coding sequence ATGACCAATCTGAAATGTCTTATAGTTGATGACGAAGAAGTATCTCGTATGGTAGTACGTGACTTTATTAAGCGCACCGAAGGTTTAGAACTTAGCGGTGAGTTTGATAATGCCGTATCTGCATATGACGTGCTAAAAAATACTCCCGTTGATCTTCTCTTCTTAGATATAGAAATGCCTCAAATGACAGGAATTGAGCTAGTACAATCACTAGAAAAACTCCCTGAGGTTATTTTAATTACTGGAAGAAGAGATTTTGGGGCTGAAGCGTATGAATACAATCTCACAGACTATTTGATTAAACCTATTACCTATCCTCGATTTCTTAAGGCAGTTGAAAAAGCTAAATTATCAATAGAAGATAGTGATCAGAAATTAGTTGAAAATAGCAGCGATGATATCCTTTATGTTAAGGCTGACAATAAAATTGTAAAACTTTCTCTTAGTGAAATCTTTTTTGTTGAAGCTCTATCAGATTATATGCTGATTAATACAAAGGATAAAAAATATATTGTGCATTCCACAATGAAAGCGTTAGAAAAGAAATTTCCTGAAAATTTTGTGAGAGTACACCGCTCTTATATCGCTAACCTTGATAAAATCAATACGATTGAGGATATGCAAATTGTAATGCCTCAGAAAAGTATTCCAATCGGAAACTCTTATAAAAGTAATTTCCTCTCAAAATTGAACTTTTTATAG
- a CDS encoding DUF4296 domain-containing protein, protein MKRILNLLALGLLLVSCGPEKPQAPANLLSKDVMVNVLIDLYKAEATISTQHLPKDEAMNAYTKLEKDIYTKNSTDSVTFNKSYEFYLKDNVDEAAAIQKEVVEKLKAEKEELTKSDGNAPNIKK, encoded by the coding sequence ATGAAAAGAATATTGAATCTACTCGCATTAGGATTATTGTTGGTAAGTTGTGGTCCTGAAAAACCTCAAGCACCAGCTAATTTACTGTCTAAAGATGTCATGGTGAATGTCTTGATCGATCTTTATAAAGCAGAAGCAACAATCTCTACGCAGCATCTACCTAAAGATGAAGCCATGAATGCTTACACTAAATTAGAGAAAGATATTTATACTAAGAATTCTACAGACTCTGTTACATTTAATAAAAGCTATGAATTTTATTTAAAAGACAATGTAGATGAAGCTGCAGCAATTCAGAAAGAAGTTGTTGAAAAGTTGAAAGCAGAAAAAGAAGAGCTTACTAAATCTGATGGAAATGCTCCAAATATTAAAAAGTAA
- a CDS encoding riboflavin synthase — MFTGIIEAIGNIVDIQKDKENTIFTVESPLSKELKIDQSLAHNGVCLTVTHIEDNKHQVVAIHETLQKTTLGDWKIGDIVNLERSMPSHGRFDGHIVQGHVDQIGECISVVDEQGSWRFTFQYDPSTKNFTVEKGSICVNGASLTVVDDAKGQFSVAIIPYTFEHTNFHKIEKGTRINLEFDILGKYIQKLKTLDL, encoded by the coding sequence ATGTTCACCGGAATAATCGAAGCAATTGGTAACATTGTAGATATCCAAAAAGATAAAGAAAATACAATTTTCACTGTTGAATCTCCCCTATCAAAAGAATTAAAAATTGACCAAAGCCTTGCTCATAATGGTGTTTGTCTAACAGTTACACACATAGAAGACAATAAACATCAGGTTGTGGCAATACATGAGACTTTGCAAAAAACTACTCTTGGCGATTGGAAAATTGGTGATATTGTGAACCTAGAAAGAAGCATGCCTTCTCATGGTAGATTTGATGGACATATTGTTCAAGGTCATGTAGACCAAATTGGTGAATGTATTAGCGTTGTTGATGAACAAGGAAGCTGGAGATTTACTTTCCAATATGATCCTTCAACAAAAAATTTCACTGTAGAAAAAGGCTCTATTTGTGTAAATGGTGCAAGTTTAACTGTGGTAGATGATGCTAAAGGACAATTTAGTGTAGCCATAATTCCTTATACTTTTGAGCACACAAATTTTCATAAAATTGAAAAAGGCACTAGAATTAACTTAGAATTTGATATATTAGGTAAGTACATTCAAAAGTTAAAAACATTGGATCTATAA
- a CDS encoding vWA domain-containing protein produces the protein MYEDILSTRWFTPAVLKGFDWGEEVFLYLIIGIPVLFILRWLLRYRVRQKLDVALPEGRLKADWSTFLRFIPPFILSISITLLLIALARPQKTNEQVEQWTEGIDIMLILDISHSMKIEDFVPNRMEAAKKVAARFIDGRVQDRIGLVIFSGEAISYAPLTTDYSLLKSLVKDIDFSMIEKPGTAIGSALGVAINRMTESDAKSKVAILLSDGENTAGNLAPKTAAELAYGYGVKVYTIGVGKEGRVPYGTDMFGRPKYMEQHLDETALRDIARIGQGKYFRATNNKALTAIFDTIDKYEKAEIKETRYKDTKDYYQIYLVWGMFFLLIWMLLKSTFLTNALED, from the coding sequence ATGTACGAAGATATATTATCAACACGATGGTTTACTCCAGCAGTTTTAAAAGGCTTTGATTGGGGAGAAGAAGTGTTTTTGTATTTGATTATTGGTATTCCTGTCTTATTTATTTTAAGATGGTTATTACGTTATAGAGTCCGTCAAAAATTAGATGTGGCTTTACCAGAGGGTAGATTAAAAGCCGATTGGAGTACATTTCTGAGGTTTATACCGCCATTTATATTGAGTATATCAATTACGCTATTACTTATAGCTTTGGCAAGACCTCAGAAAACAAATGAACAAGTAGAGCAATGGACAGAAGGTATAGATATTATGCTTATTCTTGATATTTCTCATTCCATGAAAATAGAAGACTTTGTTCCTAATAGAATGGAAGCAGCCAAAAAAGTAGCCGCTAGGTTTATTGATGGTCGTGTTCAAGATAGAATTGGGCTTGTAATTTTCTCTGGAGAAGCAATATCTTATGCTCCTTTAACTACAGATTATAGCTTATTAAAATCATTAGTTAAAGATATTGATTTTAGTATGATTGAAAAGCCAGGTACTGCTATTGGTTCTGCCTTAGGGGTGGCAATTAATAGAATGACAGAATCTGACGCTAAATCTAAAGTAGCCATTTTACTTTCTGATGGAGAAAATACAGCAGGAAATTTAGCACCTAAAACTGCGGCAGAATTAGCTTACGGTTATGGTGTAAAAGTATATACAATTGGTGTAGGTAAAGAAGGTAGAGTTCCTTATGGTACTGATATGTTTGGACGCCCAAAATATATGGAGCAACATTTAGATGAAACTGCTTTAAGAGATATAGCAAGAATTGGTCAGGGTAAATACTTTAGAGCTACAAATAATAAAGCTTTAACAGCTATTTTTGATACAATTGATAAATACGAAAAAGCTGAAATTAAAGAAACAAGATATAAGGATACAAAAGATTATTATCAGATATATCTTGTTTGGGGAATGTTTTTCCTCCTTATTTGGATGTTACTGAAAAGTACATTCTTAACGAACGCTTTAGAAGATTAA